The Solibacillus sp. FSL R7-0682 genome includes a window with the following:
- the dctA gene encoding C4-dicarboxylate transporter DctA → MKLLKNLTIQVIIAIILGIAVGYIWPEFGASLKILADLFIKLIKMLIAPIIFLTVVIGIGGMGDMKKVGKIGGKALIYFEIVSTIALAIGIIVAVVINAGAGIDTSKAADTDISKYTSAAEASGEGGLGGFIYSIIPENFVGAIASGALLPTLFSAVLFGIAAASLGEKSRPVITFFEQVSEIFFKIVGMVMKISPIGAFGAMAYTIGNFGLGSLKSLGLLMAAVYITMFLFVVFVLGSIAKYYGFNIFRFIAYIKEEIFIVIGTSSSESALPAMMRKLENLGCGKQVVGLVVPTGYSFNLDGTSIYLSMAALFIAQAYGVDLSWLEVATLLGVLMITSKGAAGVTGSGFITLAATLAAFPMVPLEGIALLIGVDRFMSEARAVTNLIGNGVACVVVAKSEKDFDEDMAAKAIPVKA, encoded by the coding sequence ATGAAACTACTTAAGAATTTAACAATCCAAGTAATTATTGCGATTATTTTAGGTATCGCAGTTGGTTACATTTGGCCAGAATTCGGTGCAAGCTTAAAAATCCTTGCAGACTTATTCATTAAATTAATTAAAATGTTAATTGCGCCAATTATCTTCTTAACCGTTGTAATTGGTATCGGTGGTATGGGAGATATGAAAAAGGTTGGTAAGATTGGTGGTAAAGCATTAATTTACTTCGAGATCGTATCAACAATCGCTCTAGCAATCGGTATTATCGTTGCAGTTGTTATTAACGCAGGTGCTGGTATCGATACTTCTAAAGCTGCTGATACAGATATTTCAAAATATACTTCTGCAGCAGAAGCATCAGGTGAAGGTGGATTAGGTGGATTCATCTATAGCATTATTCCAGAAAACTTTGTTGGTGCAATTGCTTCAGGCGCATTACTTCCAACACTATTCTCAGCAGTATTATTCGGTATCGCTGCTGCGTCACTAGGTGAAAAATCACGTCCAGTTATTACGTTCTTTGAACAAGTATCCGAAATCTTCTTCAAAATCGTAGGTATGGTAATGAAAATCTCACCAATTGGTGCATTCGGTGCGATGGCATATACAATTGGTAACTTCGGATTAGGCTCGTTAAAATCGCTCGGACTGTTAATGGCTGCCGTATACATTACAATGTTCTTATTCGTTGTCTTCGTATTAGGTTCTATTGCAAAATACTACGGATTTAACATTTTCCGCTTCATCGCTTACATTAAAGAGGAGATTTTCATCGTAATCGGTACATCTTCTTCTGAATCCGCTTTACCAGCGATGATGCGTAAATTAGAAAACCTAGGCTGTGGTAAGCAAGTAGTAGGACTAGTTGTTCCGACAGGTTACTCGTTTAACTTAGACGGTACTTCAATCTACTTATCAATGGCTGCTTTATTCATTGCGCAAGCATACGGTGTAGATTTATCTTGGTTAGAAGTTGCAACACTTCTTGGTGTATTAATGATTACTTCAAAAGGAGCTGCAGGTGTAACTGGGTCTGGTTTCATCACACTTGCTGCAACACTTGCTGCGTTCCCAATGGTTCCACTTGAAGGGATCGCCCTACTTATCGGAGTTGACCGCTTCATGTCAGAGGCACGTGCTGTAACAAACCTAATTGGTAATGGGGTAGCGTGTGTTGTTGTAGCGAAATCAGAAAAAGACTTTGATGAAGATATGGCAGCAAAGGCTATTCCAGTAAAGGCATAA
- the rpoD gene encoding RNA polymerase sigma factor RpoD, producing MADKSKHSKDTVVNGLSLEEVKKQLLQKAKQVGEMSMKEISDTLSFFDVENEEIFNFADEIEKNDITVEGKEEFEEEALSKQEASEEAFDLNDLSVPPGVKINDPVRMYLKEIGRVDLLSAEEEIRLAERIEQGDEEARKRLAEANLRLVVSIAKRYVGRGMLFLDLIQEGNMGLIKAVEKFDHRKGFKFSTYATWWIRQAITRAIADQARTIRIPVHMVETINKLIRVQRQLLQDLGREPSPEEIGEEMDLTPEKVREILKIAQEPVSLETPIGEEDDSHLGDFIEDSEAQSPSDHAAYELLKEQLEDVLDTLTDREENVLRLRFGLDDGRTRTLEEVGKVFGVTRERIRQIEAKALRKLRHPSRSKRLKDFLE from the coding sequence ATGGCGGACAAGTCAAAACATTCAAAAGATACAGTGGTAAACGGGCTTTCGTTAGAAGAAGTTAAAAAACAACTTTTACAGAAAGCAAAGCAAGTTGGAGAAATGTCGATGAAGGAAATTTCGGATACGCTCTCATTTTTTGATGTAGAAAATGAAGAAATTTTTAACTTTGCTGACGAAATCGAAAAAAATGATATAACTGTTGAAGGAAAAGAAGAATTTGAAGAAGAGGCACTTTCAAAGCAAGAAGCAAGTGAAGAAGCGTTTGATTTAAATGATTTAAGTGTTCCTCCTGGCGTTAAAATCAATGACCCAGTGCGCATGTATTTAAAAGAAATTGGCCGTGTAGACTTACTTTCTGCTGAAGAAGAAATTCGCTTAGCGGAGCGCATCGAGCAAGGGGATGAAGAAGCTCGTAAGCGTTTAGCAGAAGCGAATTTACGTCTTGTAGTTTCGATTGCGAAGCGTTATGTTGGTCGTGGTATGTTATTCCTAGATTTAATTCAAGAGGGGAATATGGGGCTTATTAAAGCTGTTGAAAAGTTTGATCACCGTAAAGGGTTTAAATTCTCAACTTATGCAACATGGTGGATTCGCCAGGCAATTACTCGTGCTATTGCTGACCAGGCCCGTACAATTCGTATTCCAGTACACATGGTTGAAACGATTAATAAGTTAATCCGTGTACAGCGTCAACTATTACAAGACTTAGGTCGTGAACCTTCTCCAGAAGAAATTGGTGAAGAAATGGACTTAACACCTGAAAAGGTTCGTGAAATTTTAAAAATTGCACAAGAGCCAGTATCTCTAGAAACACCGATTGGTGAAGAAGATGATTCGCATTTAGGCGATTTTATCGAGGATTCTGAAGCACAATCACCATCAGATCACGCTGCATATGAACTATTAAAAGAGCAGCTAGAAGATGTCCTTGATACATTAACAGACCGTGAAGAGAATGTATTACGTTTACGCTTCGGTTTAGATGATGGTCGTACACGTACACTTGAAGAAGTAGGTAAAGTATTTGGTGTTACGCGTGAGCGTATTCGTCAAATCGAGGCAAAGGCATTACGTAAATTACGTCACCCTTCTCGTTCAAAACGCTTAAAAGATTTCTTAGAATAA
- a CDS encoding Nif3-like dinuclear metal center hexameric protein, which produces MKKVNGNEIIQLFESWSPKKFACMPNDPIGLAIGTLNKPISKVLVTLDVTHAVVDEAIEKGCELIIAHHPPIFLKLSNLRTDNPQGALYEKCLKNDIAVYAAHTNLDVAPGGVNDLLADALMLEQCQILEQTYEEKMMKLAVFVPVDDANKMREALANAGAGEIGNYEACSYTLEGEGRFRAVEGANPTVGQVGEIHIEQERKIEVVFPQTIKNKVLKAMLNAHSYEEPAYDLFQMDILTNEQGLGRIGKLTQPMTLRDFAEFVKTQLDVPCVRVVGPVEGLVQKVAVVGGDGNKYIRTAKFAGADVFVTGDIGFHMAQDAEVQGLSIVDPGHHVEKVMIKGVAEKMATLCENKKFAVEFIQSSIHTEPFTFI; this is translated from the coding sequence ATGAAAAAAGTAAATGGTAATGAAATTATTCAGCTATTTGAATCGTGGTCACCAAAAAAATTTGCTTGTATGCCGAATGATCCAATTGGCTTAGCTATAGGGACTTTGAATAAACCAATCTCTAAAGTTTTAGTAACATTAGATGTGACACATGCCGTTGTAGATGAGGCGATTGAAAAAGGCTGTGAGCTAATTATTGCGCATCACCCACCCATTTTTTTGAAACTGTCGAATCTTCGAACGGACAATCCGCAAGGGGCATTGTATGAGAAGTGCTTAAAAAACGATATTGCAGTTTATGCAGCGCATACGAATTTAGATGTAGCGCCAGGTGGCGTAAATGATTTATTAGCGGATGCTTTAATGCTTGAACAATGTCAAATATTAGAGCAGACGTACGAAGAAAAAATGATGAAGCTTGCGGTTTTTGTTCCAGTCGATGATGCAAATAAGATGCGTGAGGCGCTTGCGAATGCTGGAGCGGGAGAGATTGGTAATTATGAAGCTTGTAGTTATACTCTTGAAGGAGAGGGGCGCTTCCGTGCAGTAGAAGGAGCCAATCCTACAGTAGGTCAGGTTGGTGAAATTCATATAGAACAAGAACGTAAAATTGAAGTTGTTTTTCCACAAACGATAAAAAATAAAGTATTGAAAGCAATGTTGAATGCACACAGCTATGAGGAACCGGCTTATGATTTATTCCAGATGGATATTTTAACAAATGAACAGGGCTTAGGTCGAATTGGTAAATTAACTCAACCAATGACATTACGTGATTTTGCAGAATTTGTTAAAACTCAATTGGATGTTCCATGTGTGCGTGTTGTAGGTCCAGTAGAGGGGCTAGTACAAAAAGTGGCAGTTGTCGGTGGAGATGGCAACAAATATATACGTACGGCAAAATTTGCTGGTGCAGATGTGTTTGTAACAGGAGATATCGGTTTCCATATGGCTCAAGATGCTGAAGTACAAGGATTAAGTATTGTTGACCCTGGTCATCATGTAGAAAAGGTAATGATTAAAGGGGTGGCTGAGAAAATGGCTACTCTTTGTGAAAACAAAAAATTTGCAGTTGAATTTATTCAATCAAGTATTCATACAGAGCCCTTTACATTTATTTAA
- a CDS encoding helix-turn-helix transcriptional regulator has product MSPIELNKRQDAILQIVKENGPITGEHIAERLGLTRATLRPDLAILTMAGFLDARPRVGYFYAGKKSAVAITESMLNLKVKDFRSEPVMVPESMTVYDAIIHMFSKDVGTLFVVDNNQYLQGVLSRKDLLRSSIGTQELNKMPVHIIMTRMPNIAYCFNSDSLVIAAKRLIEREIDSMPVVNETENGLEIIGRLTKTNITRAFISLAETHDL; this is encoded by the coding sequence GTGAGTCCAATAGAACTCAATAAACGTCAAGATGCCATCTTGCAAATAGTAAAAGAGAATGGCCCAATCACAGGTGAACACATCGCTGAGCGTCTAGGCTTAACACGGGCAACTTTAAGACCAGACTTAGCAATTCTGACAATGGCCGGATTTTTAGATGCGCGACCACGTGTCGGCTATTTTTATGCTGGGAAAAAATCAGCAGTAGCCATTACAGAATCAATGCTAAATCTAAAAGTGAAGGATTTTCGGTCAGAACCAGTAATGGTACCTGAGAGCATGACGGTGTATGATGCCATTATCCATATGTTTTCAAAGGACGTAGGAACATTATTTGTAGTGGACAACAATCAATATTTACAAGGCGTATTATCACGTAAAGACCTTTTACGATCAAGCATTGGAACGCAAGAACTAAACAAAATGCCGGTACATATTATTATGACGAGAATGCCAAACATTGCTTATTGTTTTAATTCAGATTCATTAGTAATTGCAGCAAAACGATTAATAGAACGAGAAATTGATTCGATGCCAGTTGTGAATGAAACTGAAAATGGGTTGGAGATTATAGGAAGATTAACAAAAACAAATATTACTCGTGCATTTATTTCATTAGCAGAAACACATGATTTATAG
- the dnaG gene encoding DNA primase has translation MAGKIPEHVIEQIRSQSDIVDVISDYMQLTKRGRNWFGLCPFHGEQTPSFSVSQEKQIFHCFGCGAGGNAITFVMDMEHLTFPDALVKLGQRAGIPLEMEVQSDQFGTSNPSSKKEQQMRDAHAFAVEFYHHILMNTEDGEPALNYLFERGFTREQIETHQIGWALPNWDTLSILLERKEYDLVEMAESGLIIQKESDGTYFDRFRGRIMFPIRDENGKTIAFSGRILNTDGEEAKYLNSPETPIFHKSQVLYNLDKARAAVRKSRQVILMEGFIDVLAANRAGVYNAVATMGTSLTPQHITKLKRLVQQITICYDGDNAGFEAAKRAAQMLHEEQLKVEVAVLPNKLDPDEYIRTYGQDAFTNQIIEKPHAYIAFMMMHAKRGKNFQFENDTLQYIQEVLETLKNNTSPTERDLYIRQLSNETNISQEAISAQLRKLVADSAKEQKRHQNALKQPIELVQTSRPKTATDRAESLLLAHMLHDVNVVNKVLKDGNNEPFIHEEYLAVFVRLVGFYEEYEIADFHRFVEVLNDNDLRKIVMEAAYIDRDPENGEAEINDCIKRIDKHRMEMQIEQLKHDQREAEKMHEHRRALEIAQQVIQLTKLIKGI, from the coding sequence ATGGCTGGAAAAATACCTGAACATGTGATTGAGCAGATTCGTTCACAGTCTGATATAGTCGATGTCATAAGCGATTATATGCAGCTAACGAAAAGAGGGCGCAACTGGTTTGGATTATGTCCATTTCATGGGGAGCAAACACCCTCTTTTTCCGTGTCCCAAGAAAAACAGATATTCCACTGTTTTGGCTGCGGTGCTGGAGGGAATGCAATTACGTTCGTAATGGATATGGAACATCTAACATTTCCAGATGCACTTGTAAAGCTAGGTCAACGAGCGGGTATTCCACTCGAAATGGAAGTTCAGTCAGACCAATTTGGGACAAGTAATCCTTCCTCGAAAAAAGAACAACAGATGCGCGATGCACATGCTTTTGCTGTCGAATTTTATCATCATATTTTAATGAATACTGAAGACGGCGAACCCGCATTAAATTATTTGTTTGAAAGAGGATTTACACGTGAGCAAATCGAAACACATCAGATAGGATGGGCTTTACCAAATTGGGACACGCTCTCAATTCTTTTAGAACGAAAAGAATACGATTTAGTAGAAATGGCTGAAAGTGGTCTAATTATCCAAAAGGAAAGTGATGGGACATACTTTGATCGATTCCGAGGACGGATTATGTTTCCGATCCGAGACGAAAATGGTAAGACAATCGCATTTTCAGGAAGGATATTAAACACGGATGGCGAAGAAGCTAAGTATTTAAATAGTCCAGAAACACCGATTTTCCATAAAAGTCAAGTGCTATACAATTTAGATAAGGCACGTGCAGCGGTTCGAAAATCAAGACAAGTCATATTAATGGAAGGCTTCATTGATGTTTTAGCTGCTAATCGAGCAGGTGTCTATAATGCAGTAGCAACGATGGGTACGTCACTTACACCCCAGCATATTACAAAGTTAAAACGCTTAGTTCAGCAAATTACGATTTGCTACGATGGTGATAATGCTGGTTTTGAGGCTGCCAAACGTGCTGCACAAATGCTTCATGAAGAGCAGTTGAAAGTGGAAGTCGCTGTTTTACCAAATAAACTGGATCCTGATGAATATATACGTACGTATGGTCAGGATGCATTTACTAATCAAATAATTGAAAAGCCCCATGCTTATATCGCATTCATGATGATGCATGCGAAGCGCGGGAAAAATTTCCAGTTTGAAAATGATACACTACAGTACATTCAAGAAGTTCTAGAAACACTTAAAAATAATACGTCTCCTACTGAACGGGATTTATATATTCGCCAGTTATCCAATGAAACGAATATTTCTCAAGAAGCGATTAGCGCACAGTTAAGAAAATTAGTGGCAGATAGTGCAAAAGAACAAAAACGGCATCAAAACGCATTAAAGCAACCTATTGAGCTTGTTCAAACGAGTCGACCAAAAACGGCAACGGATCGAGCAGAAAGCCTATTGTTAGCGCATATGTTACATGATGTGAATGTTGTGAATAAAGTATTAAAAGACGGTAACAATGAACCATTTATTCATGAAGAATACTTGGCAGTATTTGTTCGTTTAGTTGGTTTTTATGAAGAGTATGAAATAGCGGATTTCCATCGATTTGTCGAGGTTTTAAATGACAATGATTTACGTAAAATAGTAATGGAAGCGGCATATATTGACCGAGATCCAGAAAATGGAGAAGCGGAAATAAATGATTGCATAAAACGGATTGATAAACATCGAATGGAAATGCAAATTGAGCAATTAAAACATGATCAAAGAGAAGCGGAAAAGATGCACGAACATAGGCGAGCACTTGAAATTGCCCAACAAGTAATACAATTAACTAAATTGATTAAGGGCATTTAA
- a CDS encoding c-type cytochrome, with the protein MKNNPLIPYVLIMAFGIGLIFFMSFEGAANKNSAEGEGETAELNGEEIAQKNCISCHGGDLTGAAGPSIVGLDAEHIKEVALNGTESGGMPAILKNEAEAQAVAEYISGL; encoded by the coding sequence ATGAAAAACAATCCACTTATTCCTTACGTACTTATTATGGCATTCGGTATTGGACTAATTTTCTTCATGTCATTTGAGGGTGCAGCTAATAAAAACAGTGCGGAAGGCGAAGGTGAAACAGCTGAATTAAACGGTGAAGAGATTGCTCAAAAGAACTGTATCTCATGTCACGGTGGCGATTTAACTGGTGCAGCAGGTCCTAGCATCGTTGGTTTGGATGCAGAGCATATTAAAGAAGTTGCTTTAAATGGTACTGAAAGCGGAGGCATGCCTGCCATTCTAAAAAATGAAGCGGAAGCACAGGCTGTAGCTGAATATATTTCAGGCTTATAA
- a CDS encoding acyl-CoA dehydrogenase family protein, with protein sequence MHFDLSIEQKMLQKMIREFSDEVVAPGAVERDRTKEFPIEVFQKLAQMGIMGLPFPEMYGGAGADTISFAIVTEELSRVCASTGITYSAHISLGGAPLYLFGNEKQKQQFLVPICTGESFGAFGLTEPNAGSDAGGTETTADLVNGQYRINGSKVFITNASYAKHLALTAITDRKNDQKEISAIIVPTDASGFTIKSDYEKMGLNASNTTELILDNVQVPEENLLGERGNGFKQFLTTLDGGRIGIAAMAVGIAQGALNKSLQYAKERKQFGKTLSEFQATQFKLADMEVKIQLARTFVYKAAWLKDQGRPFGKEAAIAKYYASEMAMEVCDEAIQIHGGYGYMKEYEVERYMRDAKLLEIGEGTSEVQKMVIARHILRG encoded by the coding sequence ATGCATTTTGATTTATCAATTGAGCAAAAAATGTTACAGAAAATGATTCGAGAATTTTCAGATGAAGTAGTTGCACCAGGGGCAGTTGAACGAGATCGGACAAAAGAATTTCCTATAGAGGTTTTTCAAAAATTAGCCCAAATGGGTATTATGGGATTACCGTTCCCGGAAATGTATGGTGGAGCAGGAGCAGATACAATTAGTTTTGCAATTGTAACAGAGGAGTTAAGTAGAGTTTGTGCTTCCACTGGTATTACGTATTCAGCACATATTTCATTAGGTGGTGCACCACTTTATTTATTTGGAAATGAAAAGCAAAAACAACAATTTCTTGTACCCATTTGTACAGGGGAATCCTTTGGCGCATTCGGATTAACAGAGCCCAATGCAGGTTCGGATGCTGGAGGAACAGAAACGACTGCAGATCTTGTGAATGGACAATACAGAATAAATGGCTCAAAAGTATTTATTACAAATGCAAGCTATGCAAAACATTTAGCATTAACAGCAATTACAGATCGTAAAAATGATCAAAAAGAAATAAGTGCGATTATCGTACCTACTGATGCATCAGGGTTTACCATTAAATCTGATTATGAAAAAATGGGTTTAAATGCATCGAATACAACTGAACTAATTTTAGATAACGTTCAAGTACCAGAGGAAAACTTACTCGGTGAACGTGGAAATGGCTTTAAACAGTTTTTGACGACCCTTGATGGTGGGCGAATTGGTATTGCAGCGATGGCAGTAGGGATTGCTCAAGGTGCATTAAACAAATCACTACAATATGCAAAGGAACGAAAGCAATTTGGGAAAACATTATCAGAATTTCAAGCTACACAGTTTAAGCTTGCAGATATGGAGGTAAAAATACAATTAGCACGTACCTTCGTTTATAAAGCAGCTTGGCTGAAGGATCAAGGGCGTCCATTCGGTAAAGAAGCCGCGATAGCCAAATATTACGCTTCTGAGATGGCAATGGAAGTATGTGATGAAGCTATCCAAATTCATGGTGGCTATGGATATATGAAGGAATATGAAGTGGAACGTTATATGCGGGATGCAAAACTTTTAGAAATTGGAGAAGGTACATCGGAAGTCCAAAAAATGGTTATTGCAAGACATATCTTGAGAGGATAA
- a CDS encoding pyruvate, water dikinase regulatory protein, whose protein sequence is MKKLTIFVVSDSVGETGENAVRAVVSQFRPNFEKVRIRKFPRINKIELLEKIVQIAEMNQATIVFTLVAKEMREELQLLARAHGVPVIDLLGSMLDLIEHSFNEKPLQKPGLVHQLDDDYFKKIEAIEFAVKYDDGQDPRGILLADIVLIGVSRTSKTPLSQYLAHKSYKVANVPLVPEVDMPIELMQIDPKKCFGLVISTEKLNYIRKERLITLGLTENAFYAQQERIEQEIRYFHHIVDKIGCRYIDVTNRAVEETAQKILDMLENDNK, encoded by the coding sequence TTGAAAAAATTAACAATTTTTGTCGTTTCTGATTCAGTTGGTGAAACAGGTGAAAATGCTGTAAGAGCTGTAGTAAGTCAATTCCGACCAAATTTTGAAAAAGTACGCATTAGAAAATTCCCACGTATTAACAAAATTGAGTTACTGGAAAAAATCGTGCAAATTGCTGAAATGAATCAAGCAACAATCGTATTTACGCTTGTTGCAAAGGAAATGCGGGAGGAGCTACAGCTGCTAGCCCGTGCGCACGGCGTACCTGTTATAGATTTATTAGGCTCCATGTTGGACTTAATCGAACATTCCTTTAATGAAAAGCCTTTACAAAAGCCAGGGTTAGTTCATCAATTGGATGATGATTATTTTAAAAAAATCGAAGCAATTGAATTTGCTGTGAAATATGATGATGGACAGGACCCAAGGGGAATTTTATTGGCGGACATTGTATTAATTGGGGTGTCACGAACTTCAAAGACCCCTTTATCTCAATATTTAGCTCATAAAAGCTATAAAGTGGCGAATGTCCCACTAGTTCCAGAAGTAGATATGCCGATCGAGTTAATGCAAATTGATCCAAAAAAATGCTTTGGATTAGTCATCTCCACAGAGAAATTAAACTATATCCGAAAAGAGAGATTAATTACACTTGGTTTAACGGAAAACGCCTTTTATGCTCAGCAGGAACGTATTGAGCAAGAAATTCGCTATTTTCATCACATTGTTGATAAAATAGGTTGTCGATATATTGACGTTACGAATCGAGCAGTAGAAGAAACTGCTCAAAAGATTTTAGATATGCTAGAAAATGACAATAAATAG
- a CDS encoding DctP family TRAP transporter solute-binding subunit, protein MRFYIITAIITIVLLIATISFRLDVWNTTPLPYDDEQVGLDDQIIINFSHVVAENTPKGIAASKFAELVKEKSNGKIIVQIYPNGILYNDENELAALKNGEIQMIAPTISKMTEALPSWQVLDLPFIFENEEQIFEILHGNLSKELLNELNKIDVHGLTFWNNGFKQMATKNSPIIEVEHFNGLTIRTMKSNILKEQFTLLKAKPIVTTFNDLYKAIQRNEILAQENTLSNLYSKGYYSMQPLITLSNHGLLAYGILMNQDFWKALQPEEQQIINESLNEMKRWQHEQANELNQTNFEQLKATDQIQFYTLTDEQRMQWIEALQPIYESYEKLSHKKYLTQLRQEIQEMKQ, encoded by the coding sequence TTGCGTTTTTACATCATTACAGCCATTATCACAATCGTTTTATTAATTGCGACTATATCATTTCGATTAGATGTATGGAATACAACACCACTGCCATATGATGATGAACAAGTCGGTTTAGATGATCAAATTATAATTAATTTTAGTCATGTCGTTGCTGAAAATACACCAAAAGGAATTGCTGCAAGTAAATTTGCTGAGCTTGTTAAAGAAAAATCTAATGGTAAAATCATTGTCCAAATTTATCCCAATGGCATTTTATATAATGATGAAAACGAATTAGCAGCCTTAAAAAACGGTGAAATTCAAATGATTGCACCGACGATTTCTAAAATGACCGAGGCACTACCTTCATGGCAAGTTTTAGACTTACCCTTTATTTTTGAAAATGAAGAACAAATTTTCGAAATATTACACGGCAATTTAAGTAAAGAATTATTAAATGAGCTAAATAAAATCGATGTGCATGGTCTTACTTTTTGGAATAACGGCTTTAAACAAATGGCCACAAAAAATTCACCAATAATAGAAGTAGAACACTTTAATGGATTAACCATTCGGACAATGAAAAGTAATATCTTAAAAGAACAATTTACGTTATTGAAGGCAAAGCCTATCGTAACGACCTTCAATGACTTATATAAAGCAATCCAACGGAATGAAATTTTGGCGCAAGAAAATACATTATCGAATCTTTACTCAAAAGGGTATTATTCCATGCAGCCACTTATTACGTTGTCCAATCATGGACTACTTGCTTACGGTATACTAATGAATCAAGACTTTTGGAAAGCTTTACAACCTGAAGAACAACAAATTATTAATGAATCGCTTAACGAAATGAAACGTTGGCAACACGAGCAAGCAAATGAATTAAATCAAACAAACTTTGAACAATTAAAAGCTACTGATCAAATTCAATTTTATACGCTAACGGATGAACAACGTATGCAATGGATCGAAGCACTTCAACCTATTTATGAATCTTATGAAAAATTAAGTCACAAAAAATATTTAACACAATTACGGCAGGAAATTCAGGAAATGAAACAATAA
- a CDS encoding tRNA (adenine(22)-N(1))-methyltransferase has translation MNAQKLSKRLEMVASFVPTGAVVADIGSDHAYLPCYLVHKGIVSKAVAGEVVKGPYESAVRQVRTEGLTDKITVRMADGLAAVEESDHITAVTIAGMGGPLIVSILEKHPQALNSVTRLILQPNIHAKAIREWALNNDWAIQDEVILEEDGKIYEILVLQRGSMELTEAEILMGPKLMVSKSSIFINKWTREIANWQRVKQAITKAERTVENDVKLKELDHLIKLVQVAIA, from the coding sequence ATGAACGCTCAAAAACTTTCAAAACGATTAGAGATGGTAGCATCATTTGTACCTACGGGTGCAGTGGTGGCAGATATAGGTAGTGACCATGCTTATTTACCATGCTACTTAGTCCATAAGGGCATTGTTTCAAAAGCTGTGGCTGGGGAAGTAGTAAAGGGTCCATATGAATCTGCGGTTCGCCAAGTTCGTACAGAAGGCTTAACTGATAAAATTACAGTGCGTATGGCAGATGGCTTAGCAGCTGTTGAGGAATCAGATCATATTACAGCTGTAACGATTGCAGGGATGGGTGGCCCATTAATTGTTTCCATTTTAGAGAAGCATCCACAAGCATTAAATTCAGTAACGCGTCTTATTTTACAGCCTAATATACATGCAAAGGCTATTCGTGAATGGGCACTTAACAACGACTGGGCAATTCAAGATGAAGTAATCTTGGAAGAAGACGGAAAGATTTATGAAATTCTTGTTTTACAACGTGGTTCAATGGAATTGACGGAAGCCGAAATATTAATGGGTCCTAAATTAATGGTGTCAAAGTCATCGATATTTATAAATAAATGGACACGTGAAATTGCTAATTGGCAACGTGTAAAACAAGCAATTACGAAAGCAGAACGAACAGTAGAAAATGACGTAAAACTTAAGGAATTAGACCATTTAATTAAACTAGTACAGGTGGCGATTGCATGA